GGTGGCCAGGTTGCGTCGGATCAGCAGCCACCGATATCCGTGGGCGTCGCTTTCGTCGATCCGTGCCCAGGCCCAGGCGTACCAGCGGGGGCCCTTGACGCCTTGACCGGCGCGGTAGCGGTGCCAGTGCTGATCGGACACTCGCGTGGCGACCTCGGCCGCGCTCACCTGGGCGCCCTCGAGTTCGACCCGCCGGTTGCCCGCGATCGCCAGCACGTACCCCAGCCGGCGCTCCTCCAGGGCGGCGCGCAGGCGCGGGTCTTGGCCGTAGACCTCATCGCCGGTTACCCAGTGGGCGGGCACGCCGGCCTCGAGGGCGGCCAGCACCATGGCCGTGGCCAGGGCGGGCTTGGTGGCGAAGGCGATCTCGTCCGGGACACCTGCCGCGAGGCAGCGGCCGGGGTCGGCCAGCCAGGTGTGCTCGGGCAGGTAGAGCCGCCGGTCCAGCAGCGCGCGTCCCGCCGGGGTGGCGTAGGCGAGGAACACGCCGATCTGGCAGTTTTCGATCCGGCCCGCGGTGCCGCTGTATTGCCGCTGCACCCCAGCCGAACCGACACCCTTCTTGACGAACCCGGTCTCGTCCACGATCAGCACGCCGTCGGGTCCGAGCCGGTCGACGGTGAAATCGCGGACGTCGTCGCGCACCGCGTCGGCGTCCCAGCGGGCGGTGCGCAGCAGCCGCTGCAGCGCCTGCGGCCCGGCCAGCCCGGCGTGTTCGGCCAGGTTCCAGCAGTTCTTGCGGTCGATGTCGGCCAGTAGCCCACGCACATAGGCGGTTGCCGCACGCCGCGGTTCGACGCGGCCGAACCGGCCGGCGATCCGAGCCATCAGCTCGTTGAAGATGACCATCCAGCTGTCAGGGTCTACGCTGTGGCTCGCGGCCACCGCACGATCTTTGGTTGTTCTCACAAACTCCGAATGATCACGCGGTGGCCGTCGCCATGTGACCCCAAGTCCTCAAGATCGCCAAGTGTCACTGGAGTACTAAGCCGACCATAGCCAGCCGGCCCCTACCCCACTCAAACCGGCCACTTCTCCCGAGGTGAGACATAACTCCCTCGATGCGGAACGCTGTACACCCACCCCTCCTCCCGCAGCAACGAGATGGCCCGCCGCACGGTCTCTCGCGCAGCCCCGTACTGCCGCACCAACTCCACCTCACTCGGAATCTGCTCCCGCGACACGAATTCGCGCCGTTTTATCCGCTCCCGGATTTCCCCGGCGATGTGCCGATAGAACGGCGCCTGCCGCCCAACCGGCCCGGACTGCCCAGGCCCGTTGACGAACGTGCCCTCACCTTGCCGCGTATGGACCAGCCCCTGGTTTCGCAGCACGCGGATCGCGCGGCGCGCGGTCGTACGCGCAACCTTGAACTCCCGCTGGATCTCAGCCTCACTGATCAAGGGATCTCCTGGCGAGAGTTCTGCGCGGATGCGCGACCTGAGGACCTCGCTGATCTGAAGATATAGATAGGTGTCACCCTCGCGATTCAGCACGCTCCAAGGATATCCAATGGCGCGGTCACCGGAAGGGAAATTAAGAGCCCGGAATTATGGGCCATTTCTCTCGGTCGGTCACGTATGTGCCCCGATACGGCACCGTAAACACCCACCCCAGCTCCCTGAGATGCGCAACGGCCTGCCGTGCGGTCACCTTTGCGACGCCATATTGCCGCATCATCGCTTTCTCGCCAGGAATGGGCCTGTTGGGCGGGATCTCGCCCTGCTGGATGCGTTCGATGATCTCTGTGGCGATCTTCTGATAGATAGGCAGCTTCCTGGGCGACCGAGGCGTCCCGGGCGGCCCCACGAACGTGCCCTCACCCTGAACCGTGTACGCCAGCCCCTGCTCCCGCAACTCCCGAGCCACCCGGCGAGCAGTCGTCCGGGCGATCTCGTAGGTCTTCTCTAGAGCCGCCTCACTGGGTACGGGATCGCCGGCCTGCAGCTCACCGCGTCCGATCTGATCGCGAACCAACTCGGCAACCTGCTTGTAGAGCGGCACGGGGCCTTCGCGATCCAGCACAATCGGATTGTAGACCTCAAGAGACGCTCGCCACATGTCTCCAGACCCACCCCCTTCACTCGCTCCTGACGGCCCAGAGCAGGCAGCAGGCGATCGGCAAGGCCGGCGTGACCGAGATAGCGATATCTGAGCAACGGCCAGGGCAGACGCGACCGAGATGGGCTATCCGGGCGACGGCATGGGCCGGCACGGCACAGCAGCATGGGGGACGGCCCGGCACGCACGAGGCAAGCTGTCACGGGCCGGCATCGGGAGGACGGCCTGAGCCGGCACCCTGACGGTCCGGGCGATTCCTGCCGGTTCCGCCCGCAGATCGATCGCAGGCGTCCAGACCTGCCGCTCGATTACTACGGGGTGTGGCGGGAGCGGGAACGAAGGCTACTGCGCCGTAAGCGCAGCCCGGCCCAGCTCTCGGTGCGGTCACCGGCGCGCACCCGCCGGCTACCGCACTGGCAGAAGACGCCCAGTTCGGCGGCGACCTTCGCGACCGGGCGGCCTCCGCACATGACGCGACGAATCAGCAGGGTCGCGACGAAAGCATCGGCCGTTAGCGTGACCGATCAAGACGTCCGTGCGCTGGCGAAGTCGGCAACCCCCATCACACCTGGAAACCTTCTCCTGATCACCAAAGACCGGATGCCGCAAGATCTGGAGCAACTACATCCAGCACCGCATGCCCGCCTCGGAACCCGCAGCTCCACACGGCCCTGGGCTCAACCGCCCCTATGTCCCCAGCCAAGATCCGACCCGTGTCACCCCGATCTCCATCGGGCCATCCATCCCACGTCCTGCTTCACCCAGCGCTTCATGCGCCCCGGCACCAGCCCGCTCCGGGGCGGAGGCCGAACCCGCGTCCTGACTCGCTCAGCGCTCCATCCGCCTCGACCCCAGCCCGCTGCGTCCACCTCAAACCCCAGCCCACCCGGCGCTGAGCTCGACCTGCACCCCACATCACCCTGCACGCAAACGCACCTGAACCGCCAGCCCTGCCGCCGCAGCCGTCGTCACCCCGTAATCCCCGCCGGGACCACGTCTTACCCCGCACCCGGGAACCCAGCTCCGGTAGTTCAGCACGCCGTAAGACCTCAGCCACCAACGCAGGAAAGTCGGAGTTCCCAATCTTGAATTCCCGTACCTACCCAGCCCCTCAAGCGCCAGAATCAATCCTGCGGCCATCGCTTGCTATCCTTCGATCTAGACCAGGCCCTCGAAGGAGAAGCGCGATGGCCGTCACCATTTGACCATCGTCCGCGAAATGCCGCGATTTACTCGTGCGCCTGCGGTGCCGCTTCCGCAGGCGCACGCTCCCCTCACATCATCACAGGCGGTCTCGCCCAAACCCCTGCGATGCGAACACCGCACACTCCTCTTCGAAGCAACGATTCAAAGCGGAGGTAATGGCGGTGGCCGCAGACCAAGTTTGATGCCTACGCAGGCCCCCGCGCAGCAGATCCAACAAAAACCTGCCGCCTCTTGCGTCGGCAGGTACAAACCGAGCGAATTGCACGATACCCAGCGGGCGAACAGCCATCAAGCCCGCGCAGAGTAGACGCATCCATGTCGACGATCAGACAATCATGGACAGTTTCCGCAAGATATGCAGCCGCAATCATCGGCCATCAGTGACGTCAACGCTAGCCACATGACGTGAAGGAAGGCTCAGGCGAAGAAATGGTGACGGCCATCGCGGTCCTCCACATAGGGATTCTGAAGGACACCGAGCGCGATGGCCGCAAACAACAGTCTGCCGCGTGCGTACCGCTCAGTGAAGAGCTTCATGACCGGTGGCTCCGACTTCTGTCGAGACACCCCGGTGAAGGAACAAACGCGTGTCGCCGGACGGGGGTTGCGTCCCCGTCCGGCGACAAGGCGCATCGGACCCCTGCTCGTGCCATGCCACCGCTCATGCGAACCGGACACCGCTGGCGACAACACGAACAGGGCACGCGTGACCGACGCGCCTGCGTTCACGCCGGCTCCGGGCAACGCGCCTGCCCATGACCTCCGAAGAGGCATGGGCTGCACCCGGAGCCTGCGCGAGACCATGGACGTGGCCCCCTGCGTCCACGGGGCATGGGGACCACGTCATGACGAGTAGTAGCCGGCTGACGTCCGTAACGGCCTACCCGCGTCATTAGGTTCTCATGGTCGTCCCTTGGAAAACTGCTGTTCGGCGCTATAAGCGGATGATGCCTTTTGTGGTTCGCTGCGTTCATAATCCGCCCTGGAATGGATTTACAGGGGAATCCTCCTCCAGGAATCGTCCGCGATGATGAGGTGATCGAGCAGTCGCAGCTCGACCGTCTGTGCGGCCTCGAGGAGCCTGGCCGTGGCTTCCAGGTCCTCGGGGCTGGGATCGAGCGATCCGCCGGGATGGTTGTGGGCCAGCCCGAACAGCGCCCCGCCGGCGGTGAGCACCTCCGTGATGACCTCACGGATGGGCATCACGGTGTGATCGCTCCCGCCCTCGGTCAGCACCGCCCGTTTCACGATCCGTCCGCCGGTGTCGCACACGACGATGACCAGCCGCTCGCGCTTCCGGTCGCGCAGCAGCGGAGCACAGGCATGGGCCAGGTCGGACGTGCTCGTGATGCGCTCACGCTCAGGCCACGCCTCGGCCCGGCGTACGAGATGGAAGGCCGCAGCCACGCGCGCGGCCTTGGCGGGACCGATGCCACGCATGGTGAGTAACCGGTGCGGGTCGGAACGGCTGAGGCCATCGAGATCTCCACAACTCTCGATCACCTGCGTGGCCAGATCGAGGGCGCTCGCTCCACGAAATCCCGAGCCGAGCAGCACGGCCAGCAGTTCCCGATCCGCCAGCGCGGCGGCACCGTTGGACATGAGCCGTTCGCGCGGCCGGTCACGTTCGGACAGGTCTTTGACTCGCATCGGCAACCTCCGCAACCGTTGTATCAACGGGCACCGACAATCTCTGACCTGCAGCTTTTCGGTGGGATCGTGCGCGGAAACGGTGATAAAGCCGTCGAAGGTGTTATTTGCGTTTTTTTGCGCGGCCTTGCGGCATGGATCGGGAAGAGGAGCTTTGCGGAACGGCAGAGGCTCGATTCGCGTAGCGGTGCAGGCCCGGTCGTATGGGACAGACGCCGAGAGGGGGCATGCGGGATCCGGCGTCACGAATTCCGAAGGCCAGGGGAATATGCGGTTCCCTCGGCTAGTTCGCCAGCCGCCAGCCGCCAGCCGCCAGCCGCCAGCCGCCAGCCGCCAGCCGCCAGCCGCCAGCCGCCAGCCGCCAGCCGCCAGCCGCCAGCCGCCAGCCGCCAGCCGCCAGCCGCCAGCCGCCAGCCGCCAGCCGCCAGCCGCCAGCCGCCAGCCGCCAGCCGCACGGGGCCCGCCGCACGGGGCCCGCCGTGCAAGGGCCCGGTGTGTGGGGCCTGGTGTTATGGGGCACCGGCATGCGTGGCGATCTGTGTTTCCCCCACGCTCCAGCGCACATGGTGATCTAGACCATCGTCGATTGCCGGCGTGTGCGGTGATCTGCCCATGGCCAATGCGCGGCGGCCTGAGCCATCGGGTCGTCAGGATGCATCGTCCAAGACAACCGGAGCGTTTCCACAACACGCCGCTCAGCCTGATCAGGGCTGCCTCGTAGGTGCACCAGCAGGCGCGGTCACGGGGGTGCGCGTCGTTGCCTTCGGCGAGGCCGGCCGCGAACCCGCATCAAACATCAGCCGCATCCCCGCACTCCCCACGGCAACACAAGCTCGTCGGGCGGCCGGGAAGCTCCGGGCAAGAACCGCTCACCCGGAGCCTCCCGCCCTAAACAGGCATGCTGTATGTGATACGGAACCGATCGCCCGGAATCACGATGTCGCTGGTCTCCACCGGACGATCCCCCGCCCAATGGGTACGTTCCACATGGAGAACATGCACACCTGCCGCTAGATCCAGCGCATCGCTCTCCACCGGCTGGGGGATGCGAGTGTGAACACTCTCCACGATCTCCGTGATCTTTATGCCGTGCGCGTACATCCGCGCGATCACGCCTCGCCGTTCGTCCTCTGTGTGAGGAATGAACTCCCGCAGCTCATACGACGTGGCGAGTTGCAGCGGCCTGCCGTCCCCGCGGAAGACGTAATGCGTCTTGGTCAGCGTCGCCGACTCGGGCAGCCGCAGGCGTCTGCCGATGTCGGGGCCTGCTTCCGTGAGCTCGCTGTGCCAGTCCCATGTAACTCGCCTGCCTTGGGATTGCAGGTCGGCGGCGAACGGGGCGGGGTGATCGAGGAAACGCCATCGGTACAGCGGTGTTAGATCGGGGCGTTCTCTGACGTAATGGCCCGAGCCCACGCGGCCGATGATGAGGCCCTCGCCCGCGAGCACGCGCAGCGCGTGCCGGGCGGCGGTCTCACCGACCTGATACTTGCGGGTCAGTTGCGCGCGCGAGGGGATCGGCGCGCCGGGGGGAAGGGTGCCGTCGGTGATCTGTCGCCGGATGTCTTCGACGACACGCAGGTAGACCGGATCTGAGGTGGCCACTAGTCCATCCCTGGGGGTTCGTGTGAGGCGTTGCCCCATGTTGCCGTATTCGGCAGGTAACCGACCGTCATCGATGACCGCTGGAGCCCCAACTTTGCGGTGGCGGAAAATTATCAGGGAAACCTTGTAACGCCGATGTAAGGGGTGGCGATTCTCCGGTAGAGGTCGTCGATGTGTGTACCCCCGAGCACATATCGGCGACCTCTTCCATGTCCGCCCAAGCCGCGGTCGGCCCATGCGACCATGAAGGCCCAGGCCAGAGGTCGGTTCGGCGGGGAACGTGAAGCCGGTTCTGGTCAGACCCGCTTGCCTTGTCTGCC
The nucleotide sequence above comes from Nonomuraea gerenzanensis. Encoded proteins:
- a CDS encoding IS701 family transposase, with translation MARIAGRFGRVEPRRAATAYVRGLLADIDRKNCWNLAEHAGLAGPQALQRLLRTARWDADAVRDDVRDFTVDRLGPDGVLIVDETGFVKKGVGSAGVQRQYSGTAGRIENCQIGVFLAYATPAGRALLDRRLYLPEHTWLADPGRCLAAGVPDEIAFATKPALATAMVLAALEAGVPAHWVTGDEVYGQDPRLRAALEERRLGYVLAIAGNRRVELEGAQVSAAEVATRVSDQHWHRYRAGQGVKGPRWYAWAWARIDESDAHGYRWLLIRRNLATGELAFYRCYAPTRQPLMALVKIAGSRWAVEESFQAAKGQIGLDHYQVRGWTAWHRHITLAMLALALLVAVAAAQPPSDQDRIPLTLPEIRRLLAVLVLTWHRSITHVLRWSDWRRRHQATARRCHYQRRSEP
- a CDS encoding GntR family transcriptional regulator, with the translated sequence MLNREGDTYLYLQISEVLRSRIRAELSPGDPLISEAEIQREFKVARTTARRAIRVLRNQGLVHTRQGEGTFVNGPGQSGPVGRQAPFYRHIAGEIRERIKRREFVSREQIPSEVELVRQYGAARETVRRAISLLREEGWVYSVPHRGSYVSPREKWPV
- a CDS encoding GntR family transcriptional regulator — protein: MLDREGPVPLYKQVAELVRDQIGRGELQAGDPVPSEAALEKTYEIARTTARRVARELREQGLAYTVQGEGTFVGPPGTPRSPRKLPIYQKIATEIIERIQQGEIPPNRPIPGEKAMMRQYGVAKVTARQAVAHLRELGWVFTVPYRGTYVTDREKWPIIPGS
- a CDS encoding JAB domain-containing protein; this translates as MRVKDLSERDRPRERLMSNGAAALADRELLAVLLGSGFRGASALDLATQVIESCGDLDGLSRSDPHRLLTMRGIGPAKAARVAAAFHLVRRAEAWPERERITSTSDLAHACAPLLRDRKRERLVIVVCDTGGRIVKRAVLTEGGSDHTVMPIREVITEVLTAGGALFGLAHNHPGGSLDPSPEDLEATARLLEAAQTVELRLLDHLIIADDSWRRIPL
- a CDS encoding GntR family transcriptional regulator — encoded protein: MATSDPVYLRVVEDIRRQITDGTLPPGAPIPSRAQLTRKYQVGETAARHALRVLAGEGLIIGRVGSGHYVRERPDLTPLYRWRFLDHPAPFAADLQSQGRRVTWDWHSELTEAGPDIGRRLRLPESATLTKTHYVFRGDGRPLQLATSYELREFIPHTEDERRGVIARMYAHGIKITEIVESVHTRIPQPVESDALDLAAGVHVLHVERTHWAGDRPVETSDIVIPGDRFRITYSMPV